The following are encoded together in the Armatimonadota bacterium genome:
- a CDS encoding urea carboxylase-associated family protein, whose amino-acid sequence MTSSEILTIPARRGRAARLNAGQAIKIINTHGNQVVDTWCFSSEDVTEFLSNEHLRATLTRIFPRKGDELVTNRRRPILFFEEDTSPGLHDTIMAACDDYRYGLLGCTEYHDNCTDNMYAALRQIGVQVADCPSPINLWMNIPVDPEGNTGWGEPLSKPRDYVVLRARMDCIVAMSACPQDILPINGADREPTEAHYQILS is encoded by the coding sequence GACGGGCCGCTCGCCTGAACGCCGGGCAGGCAATCAAGATCATCAATACCCACGGCAACCAGGTCGTCGATACCTGGTGCTTCTCGTCCGAGGATGTGACCGAGTTCCTGTCGAACGAGCACCTGCGCGCGACCCTGACCCGGATCTTCCCGCGCAAGGGCGACGAGTTGGTGACGAACCGGCGCCGGCCGATTCTGTTCTTCGAGGAGGACACCTCGCCCGGCCTCCACGACACCATCATGGCGGCCTGCGACGACTACCGTTACGGGCTTCTGGGCTGCACCGAGTACCACGACAACTGCACCGACAACATGTATGCGGCGCTGCGCCAGATCGGCGTGCAGGTGGCCGACTGCCCGAGCCCAATCAATCTTTGGATGAACATCCCCGTCGATCCCGAGGGCAACACCGGCTGGGGCGAACCGCTGTCGAAGCCCAGGGACTATGTGGTGCTGCGGGCGCGGATGGACTGCATCGTGGCGATGTCGGCCTGCCCGCAGGACATCCTCCCGATTAACGGCGCCGACCGCGAACCGACTGAGGCGCATTACCAGATCCTGAGCTAG